One window of ANME-2 cluster archaeon genomic DNA carries:
- the ppdK gene encoding pyruvate, phosphate dikinase, with the protein MADHKYVYFFGGDKTEGNAGMKNLLGGKGSHLAEMAKQGIPVPQGFTLSTEVCTVYYNHRQHYPDGVEEQVAEQLAKLEKDTGFIFGDPVKPLLLSVRSGARISMPGMMDTVLNLGLNDKTVVGLAQEADERFAYDCYRRFINMFGDVVLGIEHKEFENILHAKKVELKVTNDTELDTKALKDVVVKYKALVKSKTGEHFPEDPMDQLWRSINAVFDSWNTKRAITYRKIHNIPDDWGTAVNVQCMVYGNMGENSGTGVAFTRNPSTGEKMFYGEYLMNAQGEDVVAGIRTPHPIETLKQEMPEVYEQLDDIKERLEHHFKEMEDIEFTIQQGKLYMLQTRTGKRTAAAAVKIATDMYDEGLITKEEALLKVEPEQLDQLLHPMIDPNEKVRSVAKGLPASPGAAVGKVVFTAEHAEKMSQAGEKVILVRNATSPEDIGGMYVSQGILTVRGGMTSHAAVVARGMGKCCVAGCGAIQIDEEKGLFIVNGHTIHESDYITLNGSTGEVILGQVKLITPEINSEMETILEWADEVRTLGVRTNADTPKDSQIARDFGAEGIGLCRTEHMFFGDERIPIVQEMILAETEKGRKAALDKLLPMQRGDFKGIFRVMKGYPVTIRLLDPPLHEFLPKHDELLDEYMKLKPSGDTKKLHELQELMKRVESLHEVNPMLGHRGCRLGITYPEIYDMQVRAIFEAACELAKEGYEIVPEVMIPLVGHINEFKITKESAKSVARQVMDEQGVELEYLIGTMIELPRAAITADEIAGEAEFFSFGTNDLTQTTFGLSRDDAGKFLPYYVEHGILEIDPFVAIDQKGVGQLIKIGVEKGRSTRPDLKVGICGEHGGEPSSVIFCHNIGLDYVSCSPFRVPIARLAAAHAVLKKDE; encoded by the coding sequence GTGGCAGACCATAAATACGTATATTTTTTCGGTGGAGACAAAACTGAAGGTAATGCAGGAATGAAAAATCTGCTTGGCGGTAAGGGTTCCCATCTGGCTGAAATGGCAAAACAGGGAATACCGGTGCCTCAAGGATTTACCTTAAGTACTGAGGTATGTACCGTTTATTACAATCACCGGCAGCATTATCCAGATGGTGTGGAAGAACAGGTAGCTGAACAACTTGCAAAGCTGGAGAAGGATACAGGGTTTATATTTGGCGACCCGGTCAAACCTTTATTGTTATCTGTCAGGTCAGGTGCCCGGATATCCATGCCAGGTATGATGGATACCGTGCTCAACCTGGGACTTAACGACAAAACCGTTGTCGGCCTCGCACAGGAAGCGGATGAGAGGTTCGCCTATGATTGTTACAGGCGTTTCATAAACATGTTCGGGGATGTGGTGCTGGGCATCGAGCATAAGGAATTTGAGAATATCCTGCATGCAAAGAAGGTTGAACTGAAGGTAACCAATGACACCGAACTGGATACTAAAGCCCTCAAAGACGTAGTGGTAAAATATAAAGCACTGGTCAAATCAAAGACAGGTGAGCACTTCCCCGAGGACCCGATGGACCAGTTGTGGAGATCCATCAATGCCGTTTTCGATTCCTGGAATACAAAACGGGCCATTACGTACCGGAAGATACACAATATCCCGGACGATTGGGGCACTGCCGTGAACGTGCAGTGCATGGTCTATGGTAATATGGGTGAAAATTCTGGAACCGGCGTAGCATTTACTCGCAACCCGTCCACAGGTGAGAAAATGTTCTATGGCGAGTATCTCATGAATGCCCAGGGCGAGGACGTAGTGGCAGGAATCAGGACTCCACATCCCATAGAGACCCTGAAACAGGAAATGCCCGAAGTATATGAACAACTGGATGACATCAAGGAGAGGCTTGAACACCACTTCAAGGAAATGGAAGATATCGAATTCACGATCCAGCAGGGCAAACTCTATATGCTGCAGACCAGGACAGGAAAGCGTACTGCAGCAGCCGCGGTCAAGATTGCTACAGATATGTATGATGAAGGATTGATCACCAAAGAAGAGGCCCTGCTCAAGGTGGAACCCGAGCAGCTGGACCAGCTCCTTCATCCCATGATCGACCCGAATGAAAAAGTGAGATCAGTAGCCAAAGGACTGCCTGCTTCACCGGGTGCTGCCGTGGGTAAAGTAGTATTTACCGCGGAACATGCTGAAAAGATGTCCCAGGCAGGAGAGAAAGTGATACTGGTGCGCAATGCGACCTCCCCCGAAGATATCGGCGGAATGTATGTTTCCCAGGGTATCCTGACCGTTCGTGGTGGAATGACGTCTCATGCAGCAGTGGTGGCCCGTGGCATGGGAAAGTGTTGCGTGGCAGGATGCGGTGCTATTCAGATTGATGAGGAAAAGGGACTGTTCATCGTGAATGGTCATACTATTCATGAAAGCGATTATATCACCTTGAACGGCTCCACCGGTGAGGTTATTCTTGGACAGGTAAAGCTCATCACCCCTGAAATCAACAGTGAAATGGAAACCATACTGGAATGGGCAGATGAAGTGAGAACCCTTGGTGTGAGGACCAATGCAGATACACCCAAAGACTCCCAGATAGCCCGGGATTTCGGGGCCGAAGGTATTGGCCTGTGCCGTACCGAACACATGTTCTTTGGCGATGAGCGGATACCTATCGTACAGGAGATGATATTGGCCGAGACCGAAAAAGGGAGAAAGGCTGCCCTGGATAAACTGCTGCCCATGCAGCGTGGCGATTTCAAAGGCATTTTCAGGGTAATGAAAGGATATCCGGTAACCATCAGGCTGCTGGACCCACCCCTCCATGAATTCCTGCCCAAGCATGATGAACTGCTTGATGAGTATATGAAGTTGAAACCATCCGGAGATACTAAAAAACTCCATGAATTGCAGGAATTGATGAAACGGGTAGAATCCCTCCATGAGGTCAATCCCATGCTGGGACATCGTGGATGCAGGCTGGGTATAACCTATCCTGAGATTTATGATATGCAGGTCAGGGCAATATTTGAGGCTGCCTGCGAACTGGCAAAGGAAGGATATGAGATCGTGCCTGAAGTGATGATACCCCTGGTCGGGCATATCAACGAGTTCAAGATAACCAAAGAGAGTGCGAAATCGGTTGCCAGGCAGGTCATGGATGAGCAGGGAGTTGAACTGGAATACCTTATAGGTACCATGATAGAATTGCCCAGGGCCGCCATTACTGCAGATGAGATAGCAGGTGAGGCCGAATTCTTCAGTTTCGGTACCAATGACCTGACCCAGACAACGTTCGGCTTGAGTCGTGACGATGCAGGTAAGTTCTTACCCTATTATGTGGAGCACGGCATACTTGAGATCGACCCCTTTGTAGCAATCGACCAGAAAGGTGTGGGACAGCTCATCAAGATCGGGGTTGAGAAGGGGCGGTCGACCAGGCCGGACCTGAAGGTCGGTATCTGCGGCGAACACGGCGGCGAACCCAGCAGTGTGATATTCTGCCATAATATCGGGCTGGATTATGTAAGCTGCTCGCCATTCAGGGTTCCTATTGCCAGGCTGGCTGCGGCCCATGCTGTGTTAAAGAAGGATGAATAG
- a CDS encoding DUF2098 domain-containing protein, producing the protein MPEIIECESGTHPVVDAHGQPLEVGSPVRYGGTGTTGHVTEIICDSEGAWAIIDTKDLLYKLESLTLLTELQQKDEMGERQFTKEEIEEVLEKAKDDAKEARLDDANLEAGG; encoded by the coding sequence ATGCCCGAGATTATAGAATGCGAATCTGGAACGCATCCAGTTGTGGATGCCCACGGCCAACCCCTTGAGGTAGGAAGCCCTGTACGGTATGGTGGGACCGGTACTACCGGTCATGTAACCGAGATCATCTGTGATTCGGAAGGTGCATGGGCAATTATCGATACCAAAGACCTGCTGTACAAGCTTGAATCACTTACTTTGCTCACTGAACTGCAACAGAAAGATGAAATGGGAGAGCGGCAGTTTACCAAAGAAGAGATTGAGGAAGTGCTGGAGAAAGCAAAGGACGATGCCAAGGAAGCCAGACTGGACGATGCAAATCTGGAAGCTGGCGGATAG